The segment AACATTATCCCAAGCACGCATAAAAGAAAAATTGCGCCAAAATACCACCCGCTGATATCTCTATCATGCAGTCTTCTCCACAAAACCGCAAATGATGGCACAAGCAAGCCCAAAGCAACCACGCTAGCTACGATTCCTATGACCTCTGGGTTGCCGTTTTTGTCAAAGCCCAAAACGATATTTGTGCCAAGCACAGCGTCGATTACGGAGGTTGCGACATTTACTAAAACGCTAAAAAGGTAAAACCACCAATATTCGCTTCTGCTAGCCCTGCCAGAAAATGTGGCGTATTTTTGTTTGAGGCAAACGCTAATCGCCTCGCCAAAACTCATCATTTTTTCTCCTTATGATTTGATTTTGTTAAATTCGCTAATGTGAAATTTCAAATTCGTAAAATAATAGTTGTTTTTCGAAATTTCGAAATTTCGGCTATCTTTGGCACAAGCAATGATAAAAAGCGAATTTATAATCGAGCAAATTTGCACCGCGATTATCGCTAAAATCGGATTAAAATAGACTAAAACTAGCCCAATCACGCACGAGAGCGCATATACAAAAAACGCCTTAACGAAAATTTCGCACCCGCTCGTCTGGAAAAGCTCTTTGTAAATCAGCAGAGCAAAGCATGCGCCAAGCCCCGTAAATACTGCGCCGAAAACAAATACAACCAGGCTTTTATCCCCAAACATCATCATCAAAAACGGGATTAGCGCAAGGCCGTCAAATACGACAAAAAGGGTTAAATTTCGCAAAAGCGTCTTTGAGCAAATTGTGCTAGCGATGAAATACGCGCTCATTGCAAGGCAGATTTGCCCCGCTGTTGAGGCGAGTTCGGCGCCATTAATTTTGGTGCCAAAAATGTTTAAAACTGCCATTAAAATCAAAAGTCCGCACCCAATGTAAGCTAGCTGTCTAGCCGAGGCTAAATTCGTGCTTTTTTCTTCGAAATTTAGGCTTTGGCTGGGATTTTCGCTGGGATTATCGCTTAAATTTTCGATCTCGCACCCTGCGCTAAGATTTGCGCTATCTACCATTTTTTCTAAATTGAAAAAATCGTGTATTATCCACGCCAAATAGGCTAAATTTGGCAGTGCAAAGACCATAATCGGTTTTATTAAATTTTCCCTAGCCCTAAGTGTATCTTGGTCGTCAAATTCGAGGCTTGGCCTTATGGAGCGCAAAATTTCGAGCGCGCTATCGTTTGATATCAAAGCATACGCCACCAAAAAGCAGACAAAGATGATAAACCCAAGTCCGCCAAGAAGCTGGAAAATCGCGCTTACATTTTTTTTCAGATAAAATCTGTGCGCGCTAAAAACCCCTAGTGTCAAATAGAGCGTGTAGGCGGTGTTGAGGTGAAATTTAGGCGCGTTTTGCGGGAGGGTTTGCATGGATTTCCTTTTTTTAAATTTGGGCGAAATTATAGCCAAATTTTAAAATTTTGCGCCAAAAAATAATTTATTAAATTTTATGAGATAAAATGTGTTTTATTTTTTACAAGGAGAAAAAATGCAAGTAAAATTTTTAGGAAACCCCGTAAATTTGGGCGGAAATGAAGTAAAAGTCGGCGAGGCTGCGCCAGAAGTTGTAGTCGCTGGCAAGGATTTAGAAGATATCGTAATTGGCAAAAGCGAGAAAAAACAAATCATCGTAGCCGTTCCGTCGTTAGATACGCCAGTTTGCGCTAGCGAGGCTCGCAAATTCAACGAAAAAGCAGCAAGCTTGCCAAATACCGAAGTAATCGTGGTTTCAATGGATTTGCCGTTTGCAATGGGTAGATTTTGCACGACAGAGGGTATCGAAAACTTGCGCACAGCGAGCGATTTTAGAGCGAAAAAATTCGCCAAAAGCTATGGAATTTTAATCGAAGATAGCGCGCTAGCAGGGCTAAATGCAAGAGCGGTTTTCGTCATCAGCGGCGGCGTAATTGCATACAAAGACATCATGGCTGAAATCACCGAAGAGCCGAACTACGAAGCAGTTTTAGAGGCTGCAAAAAACGCATAAATTTTTAGCTTCCCCCTTAAAAATACAGCGAAATTCCGCAAATTTTGCGGAATTTCTAATTTAGATTTAAAATTTCCTTCGCTCTTGTTTTTTTGTATAAAATCGACTTCAAATTCTGCATTTCACGCTCGTTTAAAGGGCTAGCGTCAAGCAGTTTGGCGCATTTTTTTTGCCTAGGGTTTTCGCAAAATTTAGGCGCGAAAAGCTCGCTAATACCGCCGTGAGTTTCTCCGCTTTGGAGCGGATTTTCGTGGCAGGCCTCGCAGGATTTGCCGATTTTTTGCACGCTATGAGGCGAAAACGGCTTCCAAACCTCGAATCTCTCGCCACTCTCGCCAAATTTAGCCACGCTAGCATTTTCATCTTTTATGCCAAGATTATAGCCAAACACAGGACGCGCTAGGGCGATTTTGCCGTTATTTTTGCGCACCAAAAGGACATTTTCGAATCGTTCTAAACTAAACGCGCTATGCCAAATTCCAGGTTTTCTCTCGCCTCCAAGCGTGCGCGAAAACGGCGCAGGGCGCGTATTTTGGCGCAGGGCGCGTGCGTTAAATCGCTTGACGCTTGCGTCAAATTCGATTAAATTTTGCCAGTTTTCGTAATCCTTGCTAAAATCAAGCATAGCATTTAGTTCGTAAAAACTCCCGCCCCACGCGCTGTGGCAGGTGGCGCACTCCAAATTTTGGTGGAATTTGTGCGAGGTGTTATTTTGCGTGGCGGTTTCGTGGCAAGCCTCACAGCTTTTGGTTTCGCTCATTTTGTGGCAATCCGCGCACACTAGCCCCGCGCTAAAATGTGCGTCAGGGCGCAAATTTGCGTATGTCACGCCATGCCGTAGCCCTGGGAAATTTCCATTTTTTTGCAACGGCGTGCGGTAGTCTTTGTGTGTATTTTGTGGGAAAAGCCCCATAAAATCGGTGCCGATGAAGTATTTGTTGTGGCAAGAGGCGCAAACTTCATTATCCGCGCGCGAGAGCGTGTGTGTGCGCGAGTGTGGGCGCGCGCTAGTATTCGCGTCGCTGCCGCTGTATTGTGCGCTGGGTGCGTAGCTAGCGTGGCATGCCATGCAACCCTTTCCGTGAGCCGAAAAAAGGGATTTCTCGCCGTTATCATAGGCGTGGCATTTTAGGCATTTGCGCTCCACGAAGTCCGCCACCACGCGCTCTTTCGCGCTTAAATTTGGCAAATTTTGGCTTAAAAAATCTTGCAAACTAAGATTTAAATCCATGTTAAATGCGCTAAAAATCGTTTTTATCTCGTTTTTGTGCGTGAAATGGTTGCTTTTTTCAAATTCGCTGATTTGCTTGGCGTGACAGCTGCCACAAAACTTGCCATAATGCGCGGGGCTTGCTGGGTGAGCGATGATATTTTCGTGCGAAAATCCGCCAAATTTGGCTAAGCTTTGCGGGAAATCTGAGGGTGAAATTTTGCTTTTGTGACAACTTTCGCATGAAAAATTGTGATTTTGCGCGTCAAATTTCTCCACGCTATGGCAGTTTTCGCAGGATAAATTTTGAGAAAAAGCGAAATTTAAAAGCGCAAAAAATATCAAATTTATCACTCTAAACATTTCGTCTCCCCTGCCCTAAATTTGGCCTTTGAGGCGTTAAAATCGGCATAAATTTTATCATCGTAGCGATCGTGACAGATAGCGCAGGCATAGGCGTCAAGGATTTTTTTCATTTGAGTTAAATTTAGCGTGGAATCGTTTTTAGAAATGATTTGATTTTGCGCTCCTGTGGGGCTAGCAAAGGCGTCAAGGGCGAAATTTAACTCGCCAAAATTTGCCAAATTTGGACTAAATGAAATCTCGCCGTTTTTATAGCCCAAAACACCGCGCCCAAGCCCTAGCGAAGACGGCGAGAAGTGGCAAGCGGCGCAGGTTTTGCTCTTGCCAACGCTGTGTTGCGCCCAGCTGGCTAGGCTAAGGGCGTCAAAGTGCTTCGTGGCGCCATTTTCGTAGATACTAGCCACGACTTGACAGCCTGGGGCGAGGTTTGCGATTTTGCCGTCATTTCTCACGCCCAAAGCTGGGTCTTCGAAGCGCAAAAAACTACGCATTTCGCTCCACGCACCCTCGCTGTATTCGCCCTTTTGCCACTCAAACTGCTTTGCGCCCGCAAATCTTTGCTCGTGGCAACCAAAACAGCTTGCCACACTTTTTTCGTGGCAGGCTTGGCAGGATAAATTTGCGTGCAAAGGCTCGTGTGCTGGGTGTTTTAGCGCTGAAATTTCAAATTTTGCTCCGTCTTTTTTGCGCGTAAGGACTGCTTTTTCGCCCACTTTGGCGACATTGTAAAGCGGGAAATTTCCCTTTTTTGTGTAGGCAATGAGCGCGCTATCTGGGATATTTGGATTTGTTTTGGCTAAATTTCGCGCCATCTCGTTTGGTGGGGCAAAATTTGGCGCGTGGCAGTCCTCACATGCGATAATCACGGCGTGGCGCATATTTGCGTGGTTTTTCTTATCGCCCATTACCCCAAGGCTAGTGTGGCAATCCACACACCCTAACCCTGCCCTTTCATAGTGAATATCGGCGCGCAAATCGTGAAAATGGCGCCCGTCGGAGAGCGTATGGCTCTGCTCGAAAGGCGCCTTGCTTCCCTCGCTTTCGAATTTTCCATAATACGCAAAACCAATGCGAGCCGAGCGGTTGTGGCAGGCTAGGCAGTTTTGGCTAGGGATTGCGGTGGAAAATCGGGTGTGGGTTTTGGGCGCAGTGTTTGGGGAGGTTGCGTGCGCGCTGGAATTTACACTGGAATTTATGCTTAAATTTGGCGCAGAATTTGCATTTTTGCTAGCAAAAAACGGGGAGAGCAAGAAATTTTCATCTAAATTTGAAGCCTTATGACACGCCCCACACCCGCCACCTTTGGCGATATTTTGATTTATAAAAACCTCTTTTTCTTGCGAGATATGACAACTGGCGCAGGCTTTGGCGTAGTGGTCCTTGGCGAATTTTTCGATTTGCTCTGCGTTAAAATCAGAGCTTGCGCCCTGCTTCGCCCACTCACCTAGCAAATTTTGCTTGATTGGATTTTGGGTTTGCATTACTGTGGTGCTAACGCGGGCGATTTGGTCCTTGTGACAGCGCGCGCAACGGCTTTTGGCGTTTTCTAGCGTGGCTGGATTTGGGATTAGGGCGATGTGAGCGAGCGATTTTTCGCTAGCAATCTCGTTGCCCCCATGGCAACTCTGACAGGCAACCTCATCGTGTGAGGGGCTTAGTGAGCCGTAATTTTCGTGGCAGGCGGTGCATGAGTTTATCTGCGAAAATGCGCTTACGCAAAAAAACAAAATAGCAAAATTTGCGAAAATTTTAAAATTTAGCCCTTTTAAAATTTCGCAAATTCTTCTCACTAGCAACCCTCAAACTGCGCTGGTGCGCCACTAGGTTTCGGCGCGGCGGCTTCGCTTTCATCGGCTTTGGCGCCAAATTCGTCTATCATACCTTCATCGGCTAGGCGTTGGATGACATCATCATAGCTTTCCCACGCTTTTTTGTTGTAAGCGTCTGCTTGAATCGCCTTTTTTGCGTATGCCCTAGCAAGTGTGAGATTATTTTTTGCCACAGCTTCGCGTGATAAATTTACAAAATGCTCCGCCTGCGCTTTTGAAGTATTGTAGCTTTGCAAATTCTCCGCAAAACCAAAACTGCAAAGTAAAACCATGCTTAAAATTATCTTTTTCATCATTTTCTCCTATGAATTTATCGTCACATAATAAACATTTGGTTCAAGTCCGTCGCTCTCTTTTAGGCGAGTTATACTTGTCGCCTTAGCCAAAATTTGCGAAACATCACTATTTGGGTCATTTAAATCGCCAAAATTTCGCGATTTTCCCACGCAGGTGGTTACACAAGCCGGAAGCAAACCTTTATCCACTCTTGGGGCGCAAAATGTGCATTTATCGACGCTTTGCTTGTGTTCGTCGTAATATCTGGCATTATACGGACAGGCTACCATACACGCCTTGCACCCTATACAAAGAGAGGGATCGACGATGACGATGCCGTCTTTTTCGCGCTTGAAACTAGCTTCTGTCGGGCAAACTGCCACGCAAGGGGAGTTTTCGCAGTGGTTACAAAGCACAGGCAAGAAATTTAAAATCGGATTTCCTGCGTTGTCTTCGTTTTCGACTTCAAAAACCCTTGTGCGATACGCTTCTTTGAAAAGCGGCACTTCCCACTCGGTTTTACACGCTACATAACACGCATCGCACCCGATACAGCGATCGCCGATAATCACCATAGCTAGGTTTTTTTCTTTTTTGTGATTTTTATTTATTAGTGAGTTCATCTTACGCCCTTTCAAGTCTAACAAAGCCGTTGTTTAAGCCGCTACAACCACTAACAGGATCAATGTCGTTACTACAAAAATAAACATCGCTAATGCCTTTATCAAAGCCGTTACTCCACTCTTTGCTAACATGCCCAAAGCCGTGGTGGAT is part of the Campylobacter sp. VBCF_01 NA2 genome and harbors:
- a CDS encoding 4Fe-4S dicluster domain-containing protein, with protein sequence MNSLINKNHKKEKNLAMVIIGDRCIGCDACYVACKTEWEVPLFKEAYRTRVFEVENEDNAGNPILNFLPVLCNHCENSPCVAVCPTEASFKREKDGIVIVDPSLCIGCKACMVACPYNARYYDEHKQSVDKCTFCAPRVDKGLLPACVTTCVGKSRNFGDLNDPNSDVSQILAKATSITRLKESDGLEPNVYYVTINS
- a CDS encoding TM2 domain-containing protein, whose protein sequence is MQTLPQNAPKFHLNTAYTLYLTLGVFSAHRFYLKKNVSAIFQLLGGLGFIIFVCFLVAYALISNDSALEILRSIRPSLEFDDQDTLRARENLIKPIMVFALPNLAYLAWIIHDFFNLEKMVDSANLSAGCEIENLSDNPSENPSQSLNFEEKSTNLASARQLAYIGCGLLILMAVLNIFGTKINGAELASTAGQICLAMSAYFIASTICSKTLLRNLTLFVVFDGLALIPFLMMMFGDKSLVVFVFGAVFTGLGACFALLIYKELFQTSGCEIFVKAFFVYALSCVIGLVLVYFNPILAIIAVQICSIINSLFIIACAKDSRNFEISKNNYYFTNLKFHISEFNKIKS
- a CDS encoding DUF805 domain-containing protein, translated to MMSFGEAISVCLKQKYATFSGRASRSEYWWFYLFSVLVNVATSVIDAVLGTNIVLGFDKNGNPEVIGIVASVVALGLLVPSFAVLWRRLHDRDISGWYFGAIFLLCVLGIMFADGIRILAMLFLFVAVGLIIFIFISTILKGTDGANKYGDDPLNPRAGGNIFVP
- the tpx gene encoding thiol peroxidase; the protein is MQVKFLGNPVNLGGNEVKVGEAAPEVVVAGKDLEDIVIGKSEKKQIIVAVPSLDTPVCASEARKFNEKAASLPNTEVIVVSMDLPFAMGRFCTTEGIENLRTASDFRAKKFAKSYGILIEDSALAGLNARAVFVISGGVIAYKDIMAEITEEPNYEAVLEAAKNA